The sequence AGACATGATGGAACTGGTTATCAAGCATGAAATTCCACAAGAGCTGTTGGATGAAAAGACTAAATACTTTATTAATCCAACAGGACGCTTTGTTATTGGCGGTCCTCAGGGCGATTCAGGGCTAACAGGACGTAAAATCATTGTTGATACGTACGGTGGATATGCTCGCCATGGCGGAGGCGCATTTTCAGGTAAAGATCCAACAAAAGTTGACCGCTCAGCTAGTTATGCAGCACGGTACATTGCTAAAAATATTGTTGCAGCTGGATTCGCTGGAAAATGTGAAGTCCAATTAGCTTATGCTATCGGAGTAGCTCAACCGGTTTCCATTGCAATCGATACGTTTGGGACGGGCACGGTATCTGAAGCTGATTTAATTGCAGCTGTACGTTCTAATTTTGACTTACGGCCAGCCGGAATCATAAAAATGCTGGACTTGCAAAAGCCTATTTATAAGCAAACAGCTGCTTACGGACATTTTGGCCGGACAGATATTGATTTAACATGGGAACACACAGATAAAGTCGATGCTTTAAAAGCATCTTTAGCTTAAGGAATCAAAGAGCGCATTCTATCTTTAGAAGATAAAGATAGAGGCGCTTTAAGTATATTTTTTTTGAGCTGAAGGGGTAATAAACCCGTAAGCTAGGAATAGAATGGAGGCAAATATGGAGAAGAACAAAAAACAAACCAATGTAGTGATTATAACGATCGCAATTTTTGTTGCGACATTTATGACTGCAGTTGAAGGAACGATTATATCTACAGCAATGCCAACCATCATCGGCAGTCTTGAAGGAATGTCGATCATGAACTGGGTATTTTCAATTTATTTATTAACAAACGCTATTATGACACCAATTTATGGAAAGCTATCCGATATGATTGGTAGAAAACCTATTTTTATTACAGGATTGCTTATTTTTGTTATTGGGTCTTCATTATGCGGACTTGCACAATCAATGGAACAATTAATTTTATTTAGAGCTATTCAAGGAATCGGAGCAGGGGCAATCATGCCTGTAACTTCAACGATTATCGCTGATATTTATCCTTTTGAAAAGCGTGCAAAAATTATGGGGTTAAACGGAGCTGCTTGGGGGATCGCAGGAATTTTTGGTCCTCTATTCGGAGGATTTATCGTTGACCACTTAAGCTGGCACTGGATCTTTTATATTAATGTTCCTATCGGCATTGTGACCATTATTTTAATTTCTCTATTCTTACATGAAGACTTTACGTATGAGAAAAAAGCCGTCGATTATTTAGGCAGCATAACGTTAACCGGAACATTATTGTTCTTACTTTATGGCATTCAAGTTTTCGGAGATGCCGGAACGTTCAAAGCTCCAATGCTGATATGGTTTGGTGCAGCGGCAGTATCTTTCGCAAGTTTCATTTTTGTAGAAAAACGAGCTGCGGATCCAATCTTGCCTTTGAGTTTATTCAGCAATCGAACTTTCGTTATTCAAAACCTAGCTGCAGCTTTAGTAAGTGGTTTTCTGATTGGAGTAGACGTTTATATCCCTATGTGGATGCAAGGATTGAAAGGCTTAAAAGCAGCCATGGGTGGATTTGCCATCACTCCAATGTCGTTGACTTGGATCGTAGGTTCATTCATAGCCGGACAAATGTTGTTAAAACGACCAGTTAAGACGATCTTAACAACGAGTTTAACCATCGTCAGTCTAAGTGCTTTTATCCTTGTACTGTTGCCAATCACTACTCCTTTCTATGTGTTTCTTCTAGTTACAGCATTGATTGGACTTGGTATGGGATTGACCATCACAACGACAACCGTAACGGTACAGAACGTCGTACCTAAAAATCAAATAGGTGTAGCGACGTCCGTCAATACTTTGTTTAGAATTTTGGGACAAACGATCATGGTTTCCCTTTATGGAATTATCTTAAATCACAAGATGGCTGAGCAACTAACGGTTCATCAATCAATCGGAGTTGAAAGCAACATGATGAATGAATTGATTAATCCGTTGACAGCTGTTCATCTTGACCCTAATTTATTGCCTACATTAAGAGGCATTCTATACGATGGAATTCATAATGTTTTCTTCTATGGATTTATGACCGTTTTACTAGCATTGATATTTAATCAATTTGCTAAAAAAGAAGAGATTATTTAAGAAAAGTAAAAAGAATCTAGCAGGAAGCTACTTAGCGGCTTCTGCTAGATTCTTTTTATTTCTTTTCGATAGCCAGTAAAAAAGGCGGTGTATTGCGCTGGTTGATAAAGTTGTACTGCAGCACATTGAATGATTCTTGAGGCAATTGTTCAGCAAACGTTAGGACAGCTTCTTTTTCTGTTTTTCCGCCTTCATGACCATAATAAACGACGATCAATACTAAGCCGCTTTTTCGCAACCGAAGTAAAATTTCGTTAAGGGATTGAATCGTTGTTTTCCCTTGTGTAATAATCGATTTATCGCCTTTAGGCAGATACCCAAGATTGAAAATAGCCGCAGCGATTTCTGTCTTTTCGGGTACTATATCCGCAACTGTTTCATGTCCTTGTTGATAAAGCTCAACTTGTTCACTAAGTCCGGTTAGCATAAGTTTTTCTTTAGTCGTCTGGATTGCTTGCTCCTGAATATCAAAACCATAGACGGTACCGGTCTGTCCAACTAGAGTAGCCAGCAAAATGGTGTCGCCGCCATTTCCTACGGTCGCATCAATGACTTTATCGCCTCTAACTACTGTATTTTTCAAAAGCGTATGACTGTAACGCAAGGCGTTTTCAATCATAGTATCCCTCCTAACTGTACACTTCATAGTTTACCATGTTTTCTGCTTTTATTTAAAAACAAAAAACCATCTTTGAAAGTTTTCTCAAAGATGGAAAGGTTTAGCGTTTTCGAGTGTTCTGTCTATTTTTGGTCCGTTTTTTCCATTTAGGGTAAAGACCAATGGATAGAGCTAGCCAAGAGCCTCCTAAACAATACCCACCAATGACATCAGAAGGAAAATGAACACCTACATAAATCCGACTCATACCGATCAAGAAGACAAGAATGGCCGTAACGGCAATCACAAGCCAGTTCCAACGGCTGTTTTT is a genomic window of Carnobacterium sp. CP1 containing:
- a CDS encoding MDR family MFS transporter, yielding MEKNKKQTNVVIITIAIFVATFMTAVEGTIISTAMPTIIGSLEGMSIMNWVFSIYLLTNAIMTPIYGKLSDMIGRKPIFITGLLIFVIGSSLCGLAQSMEQLILFRAIQGIGAGAIMPVTSTIIADIYPFEKRAKIMGLNGAAWGIAGIFGPLFGGFIVDHLSWHWIFYINVPIGIVTIILISLFLHEDFTYEKKAVDYLGSITLTGTLLFLLYGIQVFGDAGTFKAPMLIWFGAAAVSFASFIFVEKRAADPILPLSLFSNRTFVIQNLAAALVSGFLIGVDVYIPMWMQGLKGLKAAMGGFAITPMSLTWIVGSFIAGQMLLKRPVKTILTTSLTIVSLSAFILVLLPITTPFYVFLLVTALIGLGMGLTITTTTVTVQNVVPKNQIGVATSVNTLFRILGQTIMVSLYGIILNHKMAEQLTVHQSIGVESNMMNELINPLTAVHLDPNLLPTLRGILYDGIHNVFFYGFMTVLLALIFNQFAKKEEII
- a CDS encoding tRNA (mnm(5)s(2)U34)-methyltransferase, translating into MIENALRYSHTLLKNTVVRGDKVIDATVGNGGDTILLATLVGQTGTVYGFDIQEQAIQTTKEKLMLTGLSEQVELYQQGHETVADIVPEKTEIAAAIFNLGYLPKGDKSIITQGKTTIQSLNEILLRLRKSGLVLIVVYYGHEGGKTEKEAVLTFAEQLPQESFNVLQYNFINQRNTPPFLLAIEKK